In Bacillus cytotoxicus NVH 391-98, the following are encoded in one genomic region:
- a CDS encoding ferredoxin → MAKYTIVDKDTCIACGACGAAAPDIYDYDDEGIAFVTLDDNQGIVEVPDVLIEDMMDAFEGCPTDSIKVADETFDGDALKFE, encoded by the coding sequence ATGGCAAAATATACAATCGTTGATAAAGACACTTGTATCGCATGCGGAGCTTGCGGAGCTGCTGCACCAGACATTTATGACTATGATGATGAAGGTATTGCCTTTGTAACATTAGATGATAACCAAGGAATCGTTGAAGTGCCAGATGTATTAATCGAAGATATGATGGATGCATTTGAAGGTTGTCCTACTGATTCCATTAAAGTTGCTGATGAAACATTTGATGGAGACGCTCTTAAATTCGAATAG
- a CDS encoding peptidoglycan DD-metalloendopeptidase family protein, producing the protein MKVFKIGIIITGLFFCSQLYVYADENQWTWPVDGRISDYFGTRHGKHYGIDIAAQVGTPVVAIRDGIVTKSYFSNSYGHVVFVKHGKYEAVYAHLNKRYVIQGDRVRNGEVIGEVGNTGESRGAHLHLEIHQGNWTIEKRNAMNPLLVLDEKWDQVVSSSLYVVQKGDTLVKIAHKFGTTVDKIKKKNALRQDQIYPNQRLYIN; encoded by the coding sequence ATGAAAGTTTTTAAAATTGGTATCATCATAACAGGATTATTCTTTTGTTCCCAATTATATGTTTATGCTGATGAAAATCAGTGGACATGGCCTGTCGACGGTAGAATTAGTGACTACTTTGGGACTAGACATGGAAAACATTATGGGATTGATATTGCCGCTCAAGTTGGAACTCCTGTTGTAGCGATTCGAGATGGCATCGTAACAAAATCGTACTTTTCCAATAGTTATGGACATGTTGTATTTGTAAAACATGGGAAATATGAAGCTGTTTATGCTCATTTAAATAAGCGATATGTTATTCAAGGAGATCGCGTTCGAAACGGTGAAGTCATCGGTGAGGTTGGAAATACAGGTGAATCGAGAGGAGCGCACTTACACCTAGAAATTCATCAAGGAAATTGGACAATTGAAAAAAGAAATGCAATGAATCCATTACTTGTTTTAGATGAAAAGTGGGATCAAGTCGTTTCATCGTCTTTATATGTTGTCCAAAAGGGGGATACGCTCGTTAAAATTGCACATAAGTTTGGGACTACGGTAGACAAAATAAAAAAGAAAAATGCACTGCGGCAAGATCAAATTTATCCAAATCAAAGATTATATATTAATTAA
- a CDS encoding cob(I)yrinic acid a,c-diamide adenosyltransferase produces MRLYTKTGDKGQTSVVGGRVDKDHYRVEAYGTIDEVNSHIGYAMTFLQDGKFQDIYQECENIQHELFDCGGDLAIVGQKVPYKVTDEMVEYLEERIDQYIEEAPPLERFILPGGSKAAAAIHIARTVTRRAERAIVSLRKQEEINEVVLRYVNRLSDYLFAIARVVNARLQIADVEYNRSAIVFRNNGKKEVD; encoded by the coding sequence CTGAGACTGTACACTAAAACGGGAGATAAAGGACAAACAAGTGTTGTTGGTGGACGAGTGGATAAAGATCATTATCGTGTGGAAGCATATGGTACGATTGATGAAGTGAACTCTCATATTGGATATGCTATGACTTTCTTACAAGATGGAAAATTTCAAGACATTTATCAGGAATGTGAAAATATTCAACATGAATTATTCGATTGTGGAGGAGATTTGGCCATTGTTGGGCAGAAAGTACCTTATAAAGTGACAGATGAGATGGTGGAATATTTAGAAGAACGTATTGATCAATATATAGAGGAAGCTCCTCCGTTAGAACGTTTTATTTTGCCGGGGGGAAGCAAAGCGGCTGCTGCGATTCATATTGCTCGAACAGTAACGCGAAGAGCGGAACGAGCGATTGTATCATTAAGAAAGCAAGAAGAAATAAATGAAGTTGTTCTGCGTTATGTGAACAGGTTATCTGATTATTTATTTGCGATTGCGAGAGTAGTGAATGCACGTTTGCAAATTGCTGATGTTGAATATAATCGAAGTGCGATTGTGTTTCGGAATAACGGAAAAAAGGAAGTGGACTAA
- a CDS encoding ECF transporter S component, with the protein MKQKNSVVQMVSVAMLSSIAYLLMMLDFPFPGFPPFLKIDFSDIPALIAAIVFSPIAGVVVEGIKNILYYGVQGSLTGVPIGEIANFIAGCLFIGPAAFLFRKHRTIKSLTTGLMLGTIMMALIMSVLNYFIILPAYTWFLNSPAMSSGAMRQMIVTAILPFNLVKGIAVTVVFVALFSRLKVWVFAKMKNA; encoded by the coding sequence ATGAAACAAAAAAACAGTGTAGTACAAATGGTGAGTGTGGCAATGCTTAGTAGTATTGCGTATCTACTTATGATGTTGGATTTCCCATTCCCAGGATTTCCACCTTTTTTAAAAATTGACTTTAGCGATATACCGGCATTAATTGCAGCGATTGTTTTTAGTCCGATTGCAGGTGTAGTTGTAGAAGGAATCAAAAACATTCTGTATTATGGAGTTCAAGGGAGTTTGACCGGGGTTCCAATTGGAGAAATCGCAAACTTTATTGCGGGATGCTTATTTATTGGACCAGCGGCGTTCCTATTCCGAAAACACCGTACAATCAAAAGTTTAACAACGGGTTTGATGCTAGGAACAATTATGATGGCTCTTATCATGAGTGTGTTAAATTACTTCATCATTTTACCAGCGTACACGTGGTTTTTAAATTCGCCAGCTATGTCGAGCGGTGCTATGCGACAAATGATTGTAACGGCGATACTGCCATTTAATTTAGTAAAAGGAATTGCTGTAACAGTTGTATTTGTAGCATTGTTCTCACGTTTGAAAGTATGGGTATTTGCGAAAATGAAAAATGCATAA
- a CDS encoding helix-turn-helix domain-containing protein, translating into MQFQYTILYCLKQLNGERTVSSIYYLLKGKRSSQTLQDGKIFRISFLFGVYKSLTRSNYEQEIERILASEWIEVKHENTYVLTDRGEKQLETLEKTMAFPKHLDGLNYGDLGEVFWKRLSLTIQTVSNLQQKNTKFIPIQQDPEVTRWVKEFLIGLPYVRSELATRLWEEMYNILKNMDEIEATILTYRLTGYERIGYTLQQLAEIINEDVFRVYLLFWSTIHYMIQVVCQREKEFPLLTKIVSYPNEREDLFSLSTKKTYRLWKQGYSLEEIAVIRNLKLATIEDHFVEIALREKAFSIEMFIEKNKIKRVKQVIETLQTRKLRALKQAVGEEISYFEIRLVLAQLEGTNET; encoded by the coding sequence ATGCAATTTCAATACACTATATTATATTGTTTAAAACAATTGAATGGTGAACGAACCGTTTCTTCCATTTATTATTTGTTGAAGGGAAAACGTTCCTCCCAAACGTTACAGGATGGAAAAATATTTCGGATTTCATTTCTTTTTGGTGTATATAAATCGTTGACAAGATCTAATTATGAGCAAGAAATCGAACGTATTTTAGCTTCGGAATGGATTGAAGTTAAGCACGAAAATACATATGTACTAACGGATCGTGGTGAAAAGCAATTAGAGACTTTGGAAAAGACAATGGCTTTCCCAAAGCACTTAGATGGATTGAATTACGGGGATCTTGGCGAAGTTTTTTGGAAAAGGTTATCATTAACGATTCAAACAGTATCGAACTTACAACAGAAAAACACAAAGTTTATTCCTATTCAACAAGATCCAGAAGTAACTCGGTGGGTAAAAGAATTTCTGATTGGGTTACCATATGTAAGAAGTGAATTAGCAACAAGACTATGGGAAGAAATGTACAATATTTTAAAGAATATGGATGAAATAGAAGCGACGATTTTGACATATCGTTTAACAGGGTATGAACGAATTGGTTATACGCTGCAACAGCTTGCTGAAATAATAAATGAAGATGTATTTCGAGTTTATTTGTTATTTTGGAGCACGATTCATTATATGATTCAAGTTGTTTGTCAAAGAGAGAAAGAGTTTCCTTTATTAACGAAAATTGTATCTTATCCGAATGAAAGAGAAGATTTGTTTAGTTTATCAACAAAAAAAACATATAGACTATGGAAACAAGGATACTCATTAGAAGAAATTGCAGTGATTAGAAATTTAAAACTTGCCACAATAGAAGATCATTTTGTAGAAATTGCATTAAGAGAAAAAGCTTTTTCGATTGAAATGTTTATTGAAAAGAATAAGATAAAACGCGTGAAACAAGTGATTGAAACGTTACAAACAAGGAAGCTACGTGCATTAAAACAAGCGGTAGGAGAGGAGATTTCTTATTTTGAAATTCGCCTAGTATTAGCACAACTGGAGGGAACAAATGAAACTTGA